The following DNA comes from Lepeophtheirus salmonis chromosome 11, UVic_Lsal_1.4, whole genome shotgun sequence.
ttgcttAAATGAATTTGACACTCATgatctacataatttttttaaatatagtaatcacattctaaataagttttaaaagtaAGTTCGAATTATTTGTTATCTTAAACAATATGTTAGAACAGTTGTTTTTAACCTGGATTCAATTGAACCCTAGGGGTTGGGTGAGTCAGTCTCACGGATTCGTCAGAGGTCTAAATAACTATGATTTTTGATGACACACtctatttgaagaattaaaaaggGTTTGGTGAATATTCATATGAATATGGTGGGGCTCAGTACCTCCAAATAGACTTGTAACAAGTGTATCATAagtataacaaaagtatttgaGTAGAAAATATTGCAACACATGGCTccattttgtctttttgaaatatataatttagataaaataaacaagatatctaattttatgttatttgaagaACAATTTAGAGACTTTTCTGCAAATTTTTTCAGGCATACCTTTTTGAATGTTAAtgcttaatttttaattagtacttggatcaaattatgaacaaatttaaaGGCTGATATATccatttcttattataaaaataccaaGTTAAATGGTCGTAAGTCAAACTTACTACAACTATCTGTGGAGTATAACACTTAATTGAGAGGATTACAACATATATTGTTCAATACTTTTGAATTAAGATTTAATTGATCATACCTTCACAATAAGTTCTAATGGTTGTATATGTATATCTCTTaattaaaatccatatttttggTGTTTACCAATTACGACATTTTGATTCTGATCCatgatagaataaataaataagttgattatttttttatcaatatatttcatagaatGTTTATTAtaccaaattataatttgtattttcccAATCATAGCAATACTATGATATAGAAATTGacagtaataaaaaagaaaaattgtaatgaTTCGTTACAATTTGATTAGATCGTTATATAGTGTGattatataatgaagaaaagaCTCGAAAATAATAggtatatgtaataataaattatacactgagttaaacaacatttttgggtattttttatgtacactATTActgttcaattattattttttaattataatgaattgtATTAGTTTAAAAAGACTCGAATCTACGAACAAATAGTAAAAGTAATAAGCGAATAAAGAGTGTTTTTTGATTTCCTCTGCTTTTTTACTCTTGAAGAGATAGAAGTTGTGGGAGAAGGGAAATAGATAGACAGGGTTgtgaattatcaaaaattattgtctgtaggaagtttttatatttatcaatgtgtttttgtgttttatttttggttagtACACAGGCTTCTTTAGGAGATGGTAAGAAGACGACTGAGGCTCATAGAAAGAGCAAGGACAAGTAAAAGAGACGTATTGCTTATTGTACAAGATATCAGTCGAGAGAGGAATACGTGTTCGGATCCACTCCTGCTGTATTGAAAGGAATAAGAAGATGAAAGAGATCCAAGATTGGCTGCTGAGAGGGCTCTGGCCTCTTCTTCCTTCTGCCGCTCCGACTCCGCCTCCAACCTTTGTCGCTCAAACATTCGTCTCTGATTGATTTTGTGCTCTTTGAGACATTTGTCTGAGCATCGAACACGTGGTCCGTACTCGGGTATCTTTGCACAAACAGTGGAATAAGTGCAGCGACTCCAATCCGACAAATCATCTGGATCAATATCAGAGGATACGTGACTCAAACAACTCTTTGCACATTTGATGTCATGATCGCAAAGACCATTTAAACAGAGAAGGAGTACGTCTGGACTCACTGAGGCTCCTTTTGTGATACGCTCCCAAAGCTTACGATCCGTGCATTCCAGCTTGTCCAGAACGAGTTGATTTGCTTTTGGATGGCAGGTAGAAGTAGAGAGGAGTTCAGACCAGGTTGGCCAATCACTTTGGGGTACACGGAGAGAGACGTGATGTGCACAGCGATCGAAGCATTCAAGGGATGAGGTGTCTGTTGATGCACGTGTAGAACGAGAGCAAGCGGCGTGGATACAGGCACGGGCGATTTTGTGATGGGGTTTCACGCGTTCATATGAGATGAAACAGTCCTCCATGCAGGTGGAACGATCCCGGTATGCTCTGAAAaggaaaatgcaatttttatataatattaaagtaaataaaaactgagAATAATTTTGTCAGATGTTGAtgacatttaacaaaaaattatatttatgtaacagTAAGgtggatattattattaaagttaaaaattctatgattttattttcattttctctcccaCCAATGTCAATGGATTtcactattgaaaaaatattctaatgttagaaaattgtaacatttgagTGGCATTTAGAGGTAGGGTCCAgcttttgattcaaatatatttgaatcaaattaaaatttatcaataatttcctatgtttttatttcacaaaaaaaaaaatcaagcaaggaagaaaataaagtttatctgCATCTgagataaacataaaaatttttttgtaactaaaacCCTTTATCagacaatatattattaataatctaatttatcatattataattttattcatatttgttaCAATTGGTTAACTAGTGTATATTGTATCTCTACAATCCAAATGACCAAAACGGAATAAATGAAACAGAAATTACCTGTAATTGGCTATTACAGTATCTGGACCAAAAACTTTATTCACATTCTTAGGAACCTGGCTTTCAATTTCCCCTTAttcgaagaaaaattataaaattaggttgttttttttactattgctCATCTTTGATCTGTACTTAAATAAAACTGAGTTAAACTAtgacacaaaaattaaaacttgatcGTTCTAACGGACCACACTTACACAACACaaaatacacattactaaagtcatttattgaagaaaaaatatgtaatttattacatccattatatgaaataaaaagttattatttagttatacaaTCTTAATGCAATAGTGTAGATAAAAATGGagagattaatatatatttttcttcatttatcctacttttctcgttcttaattgattaaaaaaattatttttttcaaataaagaaacttcataaaatttttagtatatCATACAATtgttaaattcttttttatgcaTCAATCcattttatacaatttcattttatggattaaaaatatcaacttgagACTTGAAAATGGCATCACATTTTCTAATCATACAAATCATTACGTTAGTTAAAATATTGGATATTCTTTTTTCTACAGAAGAGTATATGGACAATAAATACGATTCACAATTTCAACCAGTGTTGCCTTATATTTGACGATCACtacataaaaacttaattatcacaaaactgtttatatttatttagtatgaaACATTTTCTTACTAACACCATGAAATATAAATCGATTGCACATATACAacacaaaatacaaattactaagccaactattggaaaaataatggatttttgttTTCTGCACCTATTATCAtgtaactttatattatttaaataaataaggagaTGGTATTTCTTAATAGCTAATTAATatagggaaaaatattttaaagcaagTACCACtataagatattaattataatcatacatattttgcactttacaattttattacaaagacAACACAATGAAAGGGTGAGATAAGTAAAAAAGGTATagagtttatatataaaaataaatacctacTAGGAAAACTGACCTTGGGAAAATAGCCCAGGGAAGATTACCCTGCAGAAAATTGCCATGTACGAAAATTGCTAGTTAAGAAAATTGTACgtaattttgttcaaacatcATGatgcataaaatttttataaattttcttaatataatatatactaagaaccaccgccaattcatcaaagacatccaaggaacccttctaatatcaaaaatagttccaagcttTCTGGTTGCATAGTGTACTTGGGGGGTACTCTTGGATCTATAAATACTACCACCACTTAACTACAATACGTAGGCAGCTATATAAATTTCTGCCCGAGGCTACACTTTGTATTGCTAGAtgcaatttgaaattaattttggtaagtttgacctttttgtagcataatcgtactcagaatgttttgacgtaAGTCCATCATTTATGTTGTTTACAATGacttgcaaaaattaatttggccaaaaaatagaatttagtCCTGAACATTTTAGTGCgattatttttcacaactttcgacATGGATTATCACAACAAGAGTGAATTGATGAAATTAAATGACGATGAAGCAACATCCTATAGCACTgtgaaaaactggtttaatgaattcaatcgtggcCGTTGTGCCAGATACCATTGATGTCGGGTAtgaagtgataatgcaagatcgtcatgtgacataCGGTGAGATAAAAACATCCTTGGGTACTTCTTCCACTAGgatacattcgatattgcatgtacacctGCCGGTAAAAAAGGTTGGTTCTAATTGGATCCTGCACAATTCGACAATCGCTAAAAAGAAGGATTGTGTTgattggtgcaaagaaatgttgaaaaaatacgctTGCAGTACTTCAAACGGACATTTATAAGATGTTCACAGATGACAAATCATGTATCTATGAGTATGAGCTCGAAACAATACAACAATCGATCGTGTGGGTTCTCGAAGGCGAGCTAAATCCAACAAAAGTTGTTCGTAGAAGAAGAACTTCGAAGCATATGGTGGCCTGTTTCTTCGGTAAAACTGGTCATGTGGCGACTGTTCTACTTGAGCATCGTAATACGGTCAATTCTGAGTAgtacatcacaatttgtttgcctgAAGTCTTCGGAGAAATTGGTATAACGAACGAGAAAAGACGAATCATTTTTCACTATGACAATGCGAGCTCTCACACATCGGCTCAAGCCAGTGCCTTTTTTACGTCCCAAAACGTCGAATTGATAGATCATCCTCTGTACAGCCCTGAATTGGCCCCCAATGAATTCTTTTTATTCCAGCACATCAAAGACAAATGCGATTTTCGTCGGcagaagatgctgttgaaggatttaaaaaccatgttttggaggtgtctcaatcggagtggaaaaagattttttacaaTTGGTTCGAGCGTatgcaaaattgtataaataccGCTGGAGGATActtagaatatcaaaaaaaccatttttggtttaaatatttgcaatatcatttttaagcCAGATATATATAGCAGCCCTTGTATTTGCATAGTAAGTAATATTACAGCAGTATCAATTGAACTAAATTGATCTAATTGGCAATTTTCTCTTGTATCTTAGtatgttggagaaaaagtaatttcatattttatgctttatttcaatgctctTTTAGTATTGTTACACTCATCTGGCCTAGAAATAAACCtagttctgttcgataacttgttacCAACGAGAACccaaatttttaaatcctttcTCATAGAAGCCCATGTCCCTATGTGTAAGAAAATcgttcatttaaaattttcatatgcCTATATTAAGACCAAATTTGCACCCCAAAGCGCGTTGGTCATAGACGAGAACAGGTAGTAGCCCCTTGTTATGAGGTCAAGACTGTAGaatggatgcataagaacttctaATCCAAACTCTTAGAGCTTCAAGTGCGTCATCAGCTTATTGTTGTCTTCATTATGCTTTGTTATTTCCAATTTACCATCGCTGACCCCTTCTGTTtgattgaaaaatgtaaaatatggtgaatCTCTtcttttgagacctccataattgatgcaaaataatttatgggtGAACCTTCCAAACGTAATACTGTCAGAAAAGTATACCCTCACAATTTTACAACACAATAGTATGATCCGATgggaccaataatgaacaagatatatttagtttaatagATAGGTCGGGaaaaacgaaattacttttttcccaaccgaatatttaaaatacaatattgttaaataaataaatttgaaagaaaaataaagctCTTATCGGAaagaaatatccaaataaaattctacaacatatttaatttcttaaattataatgtcCAAATCTTGTTTAATCTATTAAATgctttactaaatataaaatagaataattttttgtacagaGTGTTCCagttatattgttaaaatatttataggctTATAAATAACAAACTGGATGGATTAGGACAATAATTTGATTGTTATTTGaatgctacatttaatgacattcataGGTGTTATGGACTTCTTCAAGGGGTTCACTAACGACTGTTACTTTTTCTGATTTCATGTGTAAACATcaatcatacaaaataaaatttttaatattttctaaataaatacaacagaattaattatcaattatgtatctataattattgtttaggcatagaaatatagtattaaaattaaatcaaatcaaatcaatgaTTATGCTAGCaagtataaacatttttaatactttatttgatattatacacagtaatttaaactttttctcttgtataagaaaatactttttataaagtgtATATCATCATTTGATAAATCTCAATCagtattctttaaataaaacacaaagaaaaagttataagaataacaaaaaaacacttaaattaTCTAGAAAAGAGggttttatatttctttttggtttttcatacaaaaacttttaaaatctttcaaataaatgattattttttttacttggtcttaaatacatatttcagaGAGTTATTTAGTGAGTTTGGATATGTTTAATACATAGATGCACAAAGGATGGAATTAAGAGGTGCATGATATGACGTCATCTTTGTTTGTTATTCTAACATTCATACTAATTGCAATTTcaaataatgcaataatattcTGTCTTTCTAGGCAATACTTTATACAACATCTTCAACACTGATTTTGCCTCCTTTAAAATTAGCAAACCATCAATAAAACGGCTGATTTCGAAGGTTAAGAGCCcgaataatatttatcaaacacAACAAGAGCTTTGGTATACTTTTGGTCtccattaaaacaaaaacttaaaaaatactaaaaatctGCTTTATTCGAAATGCTTCATCTCCCACCCATTAGTCCAAGATCTCACAAAACTTATATACACTATAAATCAAAACGATTGAGTTCAAATAGTGCCAACCATGTGTCAGTATACGAGCTTATCAGCCGACTTCATAtgaagtatactttttttaaatcaataacacattttttgaacaaatgaattACAGCCCAAAATGGATTTATCTTTATGCACAGAATCCAACATTGAtgtcagtttttctctcagtcatctgaattctgagaaatatggaattatattaattcagtACTGATATTGTTCAGAGTCAATTTTTACCTTTAGTTAAAAGTAGAATTAAGAAAACTGATGTTAAAGTGTTTTAtggttaaaaagtattattattgattttgtatcttgttctgaactacATAGATTTCCATTTGTAAggtgaaaaatgataaaaaaacgaCACTGTTGCTATATACCCTTATAACTCATTCATAATAtagtaatgaaaaatatcatagcttatataatcaaaaatattcaatgtctaatttagaaaagaattatttaaaaatttgcgTCTACAAATGTTTATGCTCAgttttgtatcttttatttgatccaatttggaaatattaaaattatctactcataaTGAATCATGGTAATTTCTAAAGTAGGAACATATTATCCTTCTTTCTATAGGTCTTTCCTTTCAATATCATTATTTCATCATATATACGATATATTCCAATGACCTTATATTAGGGTGATccttatatatcattattttaactttCCACATCCCCCACCTTCCATATCGTTTTTCCATCATGAGTGTGTTGTCCTGCCCTGGAGAGTATCAGGCggtaaaaatgaaatactaatctaaataaaaattaaatgtgactctttcttttttttggctattgactatattaatgacatttttaaatcGGTTATATTGTTTCTATAGATTAGTTGAGGATCTTGTTTGGTTTTATACTTATTGCTGTAACATATTTGATTATagttgatgaaaatatatctaCGGTTCAGAGGTAAATGTCACACAGATTACACCATTTAATTACAGTTTTCCTGGGTTTAAGTAAATTTAGCTAtacttttaacatatatttaagggatattatattaaaaaatagccaCCCTAACAAACATAATATAGCTTTAAGtttattccataaaattatttctatatctctttatatatataaccatattaaaaaaatatgatgtgagAATGGAAcaccattttaaatttatatattacttttcaaactgttgtacaaaaaaaaaatattagaatagaAAGTGAAGTAGGACAAAgggtcttaaaaatattgttttcttttcaacaCAGGCTTGggatattacattaaaaaaaagtcgtaCGGCAGCATCTGACTTTCAAAGATATAAAGATCCAGccaaaaaagtatgaaaagcataggtaaaaatataattattttgttaaaaaaaaaggattttttttttcaagtcctTTAATGACGTATATTCTACAAAGAGTTGGAAGAGTTGTAGTCCTAAAAAAAACCCTGTGGCTGTTTGACTCCTCTTTCCCCATCTTCCTTTTACTCAACCCCTCtttaaaaaactaacaaaactTAGATATCAAATTctattcaaacaaacaaaatgtgTTTCTGTATGCCAAAGATGTTTACATACATCAAActgaaaaacacaaaaataacaatttggtGTTGGAAATAAAAGAGCCGCTATAGCAACAATAGAACAGTTTGAactgcaatcaataagattactaaacaaacactttttttttactttcaaaggATGGAGTTACAAATGCATGCAAAGTTGTTTAATAGTTGACCCccgtatgtaaaaataaatgaaaacccTCACactttgaagatttttttggaagatagGAGCTTAGCTGTCTTGGCCTTGTAATAGATTTGTTTGAAGAATATGTGAAAGAAAGGTTATAAACACGAATAATATTGTGTGTATCGCAAGGAATTATAGGGTGGAATTACTTGcatgttgatttttaattctattttgaatacaaaaatttgaCTTGCACATAAGAATCACAACCCATCTTTAGTGTATATCTCTATCATTCCTGAATCTATATTCCTTAGttcctcaaaaattttaaagtaagaacggcagctttggaaaa
Coding sequences within:
- the LOC121126226 gene encoding uncharacterized protein, with the translated sequence MNLIPLLLLVIRPSACILESPGREPYAPFLSNYEIEDSCQYELCGTEYLSEFENGAVSPTTCAGQCDSLAQKLVTSKFKKEFLWGKCVEMCMERHPREEISSGGNSESSHQIGHRHQNQPGSSGFLKGNNNHHHDENHQGINRTMYNERAYRDRSTCMEDCFISYERVKPHHKIARACIHAACSRSTRASTDTSSLECFDRCAHHVSLRVPQSDWPTWSELLSTSTCHPKANQLVLDKLECTDRKLWERITKGASVSPDVLLLCLNGLCDHDIKCAKSCLSHVSSDIDPDDLSDWSRCTYSTVCAKIPEYGPRVRCSDKCLKEHKINQRRMFERQRLEAESERQKEEEARALSAANLGSLSSSYSFQYSRSGSEHVFLSRLISCTISNTSLLLVLALSMSLSRLLTIS